The Candidatus Paracaedibacteraceae bacterium DNA window CGACTTAACGCTGGATCATCAATTTTATGACGAATCAGATCTGCCATCATTGCCATATATTCCCGCTGAGCTTTATCTGGAATCTTAGAAAAATCTATCGCAAGGATTTCCTCACCCTTGACCGGAGTACGAATCACCATTCCCGAAACATTTTCTTCGCGCACCGCTTGAACCAAAGGTTTCCCCCCCACAGGAATAAGCGCCCGTGATAATTCTGTGGGTATTGAGCGCGGACAAGACAAATGATCATGAACAGGTTCAGCAACAACAATCCGACGCTTATCAAGATTTTGATCAACAGTTGGCCTAGATAGTAATTTTTTCAAAAGAATGGATTTTTCTGATCGAAAACTGCCGCTAAACATTTGTAGCCTGAGTATATCTGCTAGGATTTTTCGTTTTTCAGCAAGCGAAAAGCGACCATAACCATCCATTATAGAGTAAAACTGTTGGAAATTAATTCGATCAATCTTAACTTTTACTAAAGCCCTATCTGTTTGATTCGGTTGCCCCATAAATATCATGATTCCGGAACGCGCCCCATCACGCATATTACCAAAATCTCGGCCAATAATTCTAAATTCAAAATTACCAACATAAACTAGATACCGTTGATCAACATTGTAAAATAACCCTCGGATAGATCGACCAAAAGTGGGGTTTCTTTCTAAAATTTGGCCATTTTGCAATGTTATACCCAAACCAGGAAATCGCGTTTTCTGATAGGTTTGTGCATCAGGAAAAAGCGCATCGAACATTGTATCCAAAGAAATACCAGTCAAATCAAATAATAGCTTAGACGATGAAATAATTTTTGCGAGAGACTCAGGAGTTTCTACGCCTGGCAACGGCTCAGCAATAAGGGTCATAAGCAATAAACGTTCCAAATATTGGCTTTGCGGCGTTGATTTTTCAGGCAGAGCCGTATCAAGCATTTTTTGTTGTTCTGGTGTCAGTCGCGTTGGCATAGTTTTCGATGAGGGAATTATTCTTTCAGGCCAACCAGCAACTAAAGAATAGCTAGAAGAAAGAACCAGCAGCAAAGATATAATAACCCTAAACATCTCTCACCTACATCAATAATCGATCCGTTAATTTATGAATAACCCCTTTGGCCGCACGCTCTGTCGCTATCTCGACTTTTTCACCACGACGCCACGCATCTTTATTCGTTGCAAAAGCATCATTATCATAAACTTCAGAAAAAACATTGGCCTTTGTTTTCGTGTTCAACAAAGTAAACTTCACAAATAACTTTGTTGTCGGTTTTTCACCAAAAGATTGCTGATCGAATTTTGTTATATCGACAGTTAGGTGGTAAGTTCCTTTCCCATCCTCAGACAATAAGTCACCAGAATTCAAGGATTCTTCAATAGCTTTCTTAAAATTATCATTGTCAATTTTTGCGTCATTGTAAAATTCGGTTTCTTCGCCACCTATCACTTTTTCAACCACAACATTTTTGTAATACTTAGACGTATTTGTAACCTTTTTCTTTTCCGGAATGGTATAGACCATATCCGATACATCTGCCGGGCTACTGCAACCGGCAATAATCAGACATAACAAAATGGCACAGCGCTGCATAATCTAAACCTCAATTTATAGGTAAATCATGATGAAGCGGTTCTTGAGTTCGCCCTTCACCAGGAAATCCATATTCAACTCCTGCAGACGACCACGGCTTCTCCTGAGGACTCATCTTGTCAATATTGTTTTCTTGAGACGGTATTGACAAAGGTGCATTTTCATCGGTAGGCATATCAGAGCCATAAACTAACGCTGGCATAGAATCTGGCACCAGAGGACGGGCATCCTCAACTTTATTTAAGTCTACATCAGGATTTGAATTATCGGATTGTGAATCTAAATTAAGATCAGACGGTAACACTGGTATTTCAGCCACAGTTTTATCTTCTTCACCGTGAACCCCAGACAAAACCGATGAGTCCGTTTGCTGCATATCTTCTGTTTTTGAAGATGAATCCGTATTATTGACTCCGGGTGCTGACATGATACGTCCCGGCCCGTCTAAAAGCTCGGGTTGCGCTAAAACAGCAACCTCACCACCGGCCCAATCACCATTACTAACTTCTGACTTTATAGGGGGAATAATTCTTGTCTGTCCGTCCAATCGTGTGTCTTTAACAGGAATATCAGGTTGAGTCAGCCCAAAGAACATTTTAATACGATCAATTATGCCAACATCTTTCGATGTATCATCTTTTTCACATGCTGAAAGCATCAGAAAAACCATCAACGCAGATTTTTTCATGGTAGACTCCTCTATTTAATTTTAGAGTGCCTTAATTTAGTTAATAAAATCTAAATATCAATATTTATTAAAATTAAATATTTTATAATAATAGTAAGGGCAACCAATAGTAAAATTGTTCAAGCTGATTTTTCAATCAACGACTAAACATGAAGCATACGATGTCAAAAAGCCAAATAAGATGGCTGTCTATCAAGGGATGACAATGATTAAATTAATGTTCTTAATACTCTCTAGCAATGCGTTTGAATCGGGAATTGACCTGCCTACGAATTAAACAAAAAACTCTATTTAACGAGAGTTCGATATAAGAAAGATCAAACACGCTCGTCATCTCCGACGAGCAAGGCTAGGGTTTCGCTAGAAAACCTTAGCTTTGCTAGTCGAGGATGACGGATTCTATTGCTGGATAGACCTTCTTATGTCGAACTGACGTTATTAATAGAAAGAGCAACCCTGCAGCACAAATATTTACAGAATCTCAGAACGAAACGGAAACACTATTTCTGCCTTATATCGATGGATTTGCAAAATACCTCGCGGATCTTGAAACCCAGAAAGGGCGCAGCAGAGAAGCTTATCTAGAAACCATACAATCCCTAGATAATTACTTACTAAATTTCAAATTACCCGCAGGCCTTAGATTCCGAGAACCTCTGCCATGGAATAGTTCCCGGCAGGACGATGAATCAGCCATAAAGCAGCCTTGACAGCACCTTGAGCAAAAAGTCGCCGAGATAACCCTCGATGGGATAACTCTATCATTTCATCTTGTCCGATAAAAGCAACCGTATGATCCCCAACGACGCCACCTCCTCGACGTACAGAAAAACCAATTTCTGCACTGCGTGGGCCACGACGGTCCATGTTGACATCCTTTCGATCAAAACTCTGACTGCGCCCCTTAGCGGCAAACTCAGCAAGACTCAGTGCAGTCCCCGACGGCGCATCAACTTTATGACGATGGTGCGTTTCCGTGATTTCAATGTCGAATGTTTCATCAAGAACCTTTGCTACTTCCTGAGAAATCCTAGCAAGAACAGCAATTCCCAAACTCGTATTCGATGCTTGAATAATAGGGATATGCTCAGAAGCCTTTTTTATAGCATCCATATGATCTAAATCTAAACCCGTTGTACCAATGACAAGAGGCTTATTTTGAGAAACAGCTAAATCCAAAACATAAGACAACGCCTGAGGCACTGAAAAATCAATCAAGACACTCGCCTCACTAACCAAACCTTCATCCCCACTCGATGTACGGCCACCACAACATTCAGCGTGCGAATGACTGCTCAGAACAGAACAGATTTCTTGCCCCATTCGGCCAGACTTACCAAAGATGAAAACCTTGGTTTTACTTACCATTCCATAAATCCTTTACTTTTTTAAAGAACCCGGATGATTCAGGGCTATTCGCTTCATCTGTGGTAATTTTGGCAAAATCCTCTAAGATTTCTCGCTGTTTTTTGCTTAGGTTTTGTGGTGTCTCAACAGCAGCTTCAACATACATGTCCCCTCGATAATCAGCCCGCATAATGCTCATCCCTTTACTTTTTAAGCGGAATTGATGACCGCTCTGTGTGCCCATCGGGATTTTCATTTTTGCTTTACTACCATCAATTGTTGGCACTTCGAGCTCTCCACCCAAAGCAGCTGTTGTCATCGGAATCGGAATGCGACAGAAAATATCGCCGCCTTGACGTTTAAAGAGTTTATGGGAACGCACACTCACAAAAACATACAAATCACCGGCTGATGCCCCTCTAAGTCCAGCTTCGCCCGCCCCAGAAACACGAATTCGCGTGCCATCATCAACACCCCCGGGGATCTTGACATCTATAGATTTTTCACGGCGTTTGCGTCCACTGCCATTACAAGTTTTACATGGCTTGCTAATTGATTCGCCAACACCATGACAAACAGGACAAGTCCGTTCAACGGTAAAGAAACCTTGCTGAGCACGAACACGTCCTCGGCCATTACAACCGGCGCACTTGACAGGTGCTGCACCATCTGCCGAGCCTGATCCCTGACAGGTATCGCACTGATCAGCGACTAAATAGCGAATTTTGGCTGTTGTTCCGTGAAAAGCTTCTTCTAGGGTGATTTCCAAATCATAGCGAATATCCGCCCCACGCATATTAGTTTCTGATTGACGACGGCCACCGCCATCACCAAACATTTCATCAAATATATCGGCAAACGATGATGTAAAGTCAAACCCACCAAAACCAGCACCTCCGCCACCAGGACCACCGCCCATACCACCCTGATTAAAGGCAGCATGACCAAAACGATCATACGCAGCACGTTTTTGATCGTCTTTTAAAATATCATAGGCATCTGTTGCTTC harbors:
- the dapB gene encoding 4-hydroxy-tetrahydrodipicolinate reductase, which produces MVSKTKVFIFGKSGRMGQEICSVLSSHSHAECCGGRTSSGDEGLVSEASVLIDFSVPQALSYVLDLAVSQNKPLVIGTTGLDLDHMDAIKKASEHIPIIQASNTSLGIAVLARISQEVAKVLDETFDIEITETHHRHKVDAPSGTALSLAEFAAKGRSQSFDRKDVNMDRRGPRSAEIGFSVRRGGGVVGDHTVAFIGQDEMIELSHRGLSRRLFAQGAVKAALWLIHRPAGNYSMAEVLGI
- the dnaJ gene encoding molecular chaperone DnaJ, producing the protein MSKQDLYEVLGVAKGASGDEIKKAYRKLAMKYHPDKNPGDKAAEEKFREATDAYDILKDDQKRAAYDRFGHAAFNQGGMGGGPGGGGAGFGGFDFTSSFADIFDEMFGDGGGRRQSETNMRGADIRYDLEITLEEAFHGTTAKIRYLVADQCDTCQGSGSADGAAPVKCAGCNGRGRVRAQQGFFTVERTCPVCHGVGESISKPCKTCNGSGRKRREKSIDVKIPGGVDDGTRIRVSGAGEAGLRGASAGDLYVFVSVRSHKLFKRQGGDIFCRIPIPMTTAALGGELEVPTIDGSKAKMKIPMGTQSGHQFRLKSKGMSIMRADYRGDMYVEAAVETPQNLSKKQREILEDFAKITTDEANSPESSGFFKKVKDLWNGK